A single window of Chitinophaga sp. XS-30 DNA harbors:
- a CDS encoding MBL fold metallo-hydrolase, with translation MRKRGIIILKQVSITILSLIVLLAVVTYAYTRQEKFGQTPSGERLERVKRSPNYRDGQFRNQHHTPMLTEGYTYRGVMYNFLFGKQPRLSPEGPVPTMKTDLLALPPEKDVLVWFGHSSYFIQLDGKKILVDPVLSDAATPAPFGTKAFEGTNPYTVDDIPDIDYLFISHDHWDHVDYETLMKLRPRIKKIICGLGTGEHFEYWGFDAERIIEKDWYESAALDSGFTAHTVPARHFSGRGFTANQSLWTAFVLQTPTFRIFIGGDSGYDTHFAEAGEKFGGFDLAILENGQYDKAWKYIHMMPEEVLQATADLHARRLFPVHSGKFPLGNHAWDEPLIKITALNKSRGLSLVTPMIGEQVNLKDSAQVFREWWTGVR, from the coding sequence GTGCGGAAAAGGGGAATCATCATTTTAAAGCAGGTATCGATAACGATCCTTTCACTGATCGTATTGCTGGCCGTTGTGACCTATGCCTATACCCGGCAGGAGAAGTTCGGGCAAACGCCTTCCGGCGAACGCCTGGAACGGGTGAAACGGTCGCCCAACTACCGTGACGGCCAATTCCGGAACCAGCATCATACGCCGATGCTCACCGAAGGTTATACCTACCGGGGCGTGATGTACAATTTCCTGTTCGGCAAACAACCCAGGCTGTCGCCCGAAGGGCCGGTCCCCACCATGAAAACCGATCTCCTGGCGCTGCCGCCGGAAAAGGATGTGCTGGTCTGGTTCGGGCATTCGTCCTATTTCATTCAGCTGGATGGTAAAAAAATACTGGTAGACCCCGTGCTCAGCGATGCGGCAACGCCTGCCCCTTTTGGCACCAAAGCTTTTGAAGGCACCAACCCCTATACCGTGGATGACATTCCGGATATCGATTACCTGTTCATTTCGCATGATCATTGGGACCATGTGGATTATGAAACGCTGATGAAGCTGCGGCCCCGCATCAAAAAGATCATCTGCGGGCTGGGTACGGGAGAACATTTCGAGTACTGGGGCTTTGATGCGGAGCGGATCATTGAAAAGGACTGGTATGAATCCGCAGCGCTGGACAGCGGATTTACGGCCCATACCGTTCCGGCGCGCCACTTTTCCGGCCGCGGATTTACCGCCAACCAGTCGCTCTGGACGGCATTCGTGCTGCAAACGCCCACTTTCAGGATATTCATCGGGGGAGACAGCGGTTATGATACCCATTTTGCCGAAGCAGGTGAAAAATTCGGCGGCTTCGACCTGGCGATCCTGGAAAACGGGCAGTATGACAAAGCCTGGAAATATATTCACATGATGCCCGAAGAAGTACTGCAGGCAACGGCAGACCTGCACGCCAGGCGGTTGTTCCCCGTCCATTCCGGCAAGTTCCCCCTGGGCAATCATGCCTGGGACGAGCCGCTGATAAAGATCACCGCGCTCAACAAAAGCCGGGGCCTCTCCCTCGTCACCCCCATGATCGGGGAACAGGTCAACCTGAAAGACAGTGCGCAGGTATTCCGCGAGTGGTGGACCGGCGTCAGGTAA
- a CDS encoding PSD1 and planctomycete cytochrome C domain-containing protein produces the protein MMKRLPIIMLFCLIGAVAIYTAWHFFGPSRKDAGDGLISYNFQVRPILSDKCFNCHGPDAAKREAGLRLDVEAEAYKALQEHPGAHAIVPGKPGLSELYLRVSTSDTSQLMPPPASNLPPLTVAEVAIIKKWIEQGAKYEKHWAFVPPAKAAAPEVKNEDWPRNEIDRFVLQKMEQHGLAPNEEADKERLLRRISLDITGLPPTPEEIDRFVKSTDPDIYEKKIDELLSRPAYGERMAIPWLDVARYADSHGYQDDNYRTQWPWRDWVIHAFNRNMPYDTFVTWQLAGDLMPDATKEQLLATGFNRNHKITEEGGVIDEEYRVEYVVDRTNTLGTALLGMTIECAKCHDHKYDPVSQKDFFQLSAFFNSVNEVGLESTVGGQETFAKNPRMDITREDLEGVLSFMQKADTHRLQVSVMKDLDSARKTYVLSRGNYDQHAEEVYAGTPASIMAYPDSLPPNRLGLSRWLFHKDNPLTARVFVNRMWQEIFGRGIVKSVGDFGMQGELPVNPQLLDWLAVDFRENGWDIKRLVKQICMSATYRQSSVITPEKLKADPENIYLSYAPRIRMNAEMIRDLVLSSSGLLRPIIGGPSVKPYQPPGLWEMATSGRGLLATYKQDHGDKLYRRGMYTFIKRTVPPPSMMIFDASNRDQCEVKRSRTNTPLQALIMMNDPTVLESSVALADRLVSGKTNTATALTDAFMRIVNRRPDKQELEILLEYQKDQDAYFKAHPETVEKAISVGEYKLKNGPSPDIAAMARTIQVIYNLEEAITKT, from the coding sequence ATGATGAAAAGGCTACCGATAATCATGCTTTTTTGCCTGATAGGGGCGGTTGCCATTTACACGGCATGGCATTTCTTCGGGCCATCCCGGAAAGATGCCGGTGACGGCCTGATCAGCTATAATTTCCAGGTACGCCCTATCCTGTCAGACAAATGTTTTAACTGCCACGGTCCCGATGCTGCCAAACGGGAGGCCGGCCTGCGGCTGGATGTTGAGGCGGAGGCTTACAAAGCGCTGCAGGAGCATCCCGGCGCCCATGCCATTGTGCCCGGCAAACCGGGGCTGTCCGAACTCTACCTGCGTGTCAGTACCAGCGACACCTCCCAACTGATGCCTCCGCCCGCCAGTAACCTTCCTCCCCTTACCGTAGCGGAAGTGGCCATCATCAAAAAATGGATCGAACAGGGCGCGAAATATGAAAAACACTGGGCCTTTGTACCTCCCGCGAAAGCGGCGGCCCCGGAAGTGAAAAATGAAGACTGGCCCCGCAATGAAATAGACCGTTTTGTACTGCAAAAAATGGAGCAGCATGGCCTGGCTCCCAATGAGGAAGCGGACAAGGAAAGGCTGTTGCGGCGCATATCGCTGGATATCACCGGGTTGCCGCCAACACCGGAAGAAATAGACCGTTTCGTTAAAAGCACCGATCCGGATATTTATGAAAAGAAGATCGATGAACTGCTGAGCCGCCCGGCCTACGGTGAAAGAATGGCCATTCCCTGGCTGGATGTGGCACGGTATGCGGACTCCCACGGTTACCAGGACGACAACTACCGTACCCAATGGCCCTGGCGGGACTGGGTCATCCATGCCTTTAACCGGAACATGCCATACGACACCTTCGTCACCTGGCAGCTGGCCGGCGATCTGATGCCCGATGCCACGAAGGAGCAACTGCTGGCCACCGGCTTCAACCGCAATCACAAGATCACCGAAGAAGGCGGGGTAATAGATGAAGAGTACCGGGTGGAATATGTGGTGGACAGGACCAACACCCTCGGCACCGCCCTCCTGGGCATGACCATCGAATGCGCAAAATGCCACGACCATAAATACGATCCCGTTTCGCAGAAAGACTTTTTCCAGCTTTCCGCTTTCTTCAACAGCGTGAATGAAGTAGGACTGGAATCCACCGTAGGCGGGCAGGAAACCTTCGCCAAGAATCCCCGGATGGACATCACCCGGGAAGACCTGGAAGGTGTGCTCAGCTTCATGCAAAAAGCAGATACCCACCGGCTGCAGGTATCCGTGATGAAAGACCTGGACTCGGCCAGGAAAACGTATGTGCTTAGCCGTGGGAACTACGATCAGCATGCGGAAGAAGTGTACGCTGGTACACCGGCATCCATCATGGCATACCCCGATAGTCTCCCGCCCAACCGGCTGGGGCTTTCGCGCTGGCTCTTCCATAAGGACAATCCCCTGACGGCCAGGGTTTTTGTGAACAGGATGTGGCAGGAGATCTTCGGGCGGGGCATCGTGAAATCCGTCGGGGACTTCGGCATGCAGGGAGAGCTGCCCGTTAATCCCCAGCTGCTGGACTGGCTGGCTGTGGATTTCAGGGAAAACGGCTGGGACATCAAGCGGCTGGTAAAACAGATCTGCATGTCCGCCACCTACCGCCAGTCCTCCGTGATCACGCCGGAGAAATTGAAAGCGGACCCGGAGAACATTTATCTTTCCTACGCCCCGCGCATACGCATGAACGCGGAGATGATCCGCGACCTGGTATTGTCCAGCAGCGGATTGCTGCGGCCCATTATCGGCGGCCCCAGCGTAAAACCTTACCAGCCCCCCGGCCTGTGGGAAATGGCCACATCCGGAAGGGGACTGCTGGCTACTTACAAGCAGGACCATGGGGACAAGCTGTACCGCAGAGGAATGTACACCTTCATCAAACGTACCGTGCCACCGCCGTCCATGATGATATTCGACGCCAGCAACCGGGACCAGTGCGAAGTGAAACGTTCCCGCACCAATACGCCGCTGCAGGCATTGATCATGATGAACGACCCCACGGTGCTGGAATCTTCCGTAGCGTTGGCGGACCGGCTGGTATCCGGCAAAACGAATACCGCCACGGCGCTTACCGATGCTTTCATGCGGATCGTTAACCGGCGGCCTGACAAACAGGAACTGGAAATTTTACTGGAATATCAAAAGGACCAGGATGCATATTTCAAAGCCCATCCGGAAACGGTAGAGAAAGCGATCAGTGTGGGCGAGTACAAGCTGAAGAACGGTCCTTCACCGGATATCGCTGCCATGGCCAGGACCATACAGGTCATCTATAACCTGGAGGAAGCGATCACAAAAACTTAA
- a CDS encoding 6-bladed beta-propeller, producing the protein MKRRSFLKQAGLAVAAFSITRDLFAGKNEMVYGHNNMRYRMNAKWGALNPALYPVNDCHEMVQDSKGRIILLTNETRNNVLVYDKSGKLLHSWGHDFPGAHGLSLHSAGGEEYLFITDTSKHQVYKTSLDGKILLTIDYPQETGLYKNRDAFVPTETTVLDNGEFYIADGYGAQHIIHYDEKGKIKNVFGGRGETTAHLDNAHGITTDSRGGKLTLLVTDRTRHCFKRFSPEGKLLEVIALPGACVCRPVIKGDHLYAAVLRSPGLDAADSGFVTILDKDNKVVSNIGGSAPEYKDGKLQPMRQSDKIFANPHDVCVDDEENIYVAQWASGKVYPYKFTRV; encoded by the coding sequence ATGAAAAGAAGAAGTTTTCTGAAGCAGGCCGGGCTTGCCGTTGCCGCTTTCAGCATCACCAGAGACCTGTTTGCCGGGAAAAATGAAATGGTGTACGGGCACAACAATATGCGTTACAGGATGAACGCTAAATGGGGCGCTTTGAACCCTGCGTTATACCCCGTTAACGATTGCCATGAAATGGTGCAGGACAGCAAAGGCAGGATCATCCTGCTGACGAACGAGACCCGCAACAATGTGCTGGTGTACGACAAGTCCGGGAAGCTCCTGCACAGCTGGGGGCACGACTTCCCCGGCGCGCACGGCCTGAGCCTGCACAGCGCCGGAGGGGAAGAATACCTGTTCATTACAGACACCAGCAAACACCAGGTATATAAGACCAGTCTTGATGGAAAGATATTGCTCACCATCGATTACCCGCAGGAAACCGGCCTGTATAAAAACCGGGACGCCTTTGTGCCCACCGAAACCACCGTGCTGGACAACGGGGAGTTTTACATCGCGGACGGGTACGGTGCGCAGCACATCATTCATTATGATGAGAAAGGAAAGATCAAAAATGTCTTTGGCGGAAGAGGGGAAACCACCGCACATCTTGATAATGCGCATGGCATCACCACAGACAGCAGGGGCGGGAAGCTCACGCTGCTGGTAACCGACCGCACCCGTCACTGTTTCAAACGTTTTTCGCCGGAAGGGAAGCTGCTGGAAGTGATCGCGTTGCCGGGCGCATGCGTATGCCGGCCCGTGATCAAAGGCGATCACCTGTATGCCGCCGTACTGCGGTCACCCGGACTGGATGCCGCGGACAGCGGTTTTGTAACGATACTGGATAAGGACAACAAGGTGGTATCCAACATCGGCGGTTCCGCGCCGGAGTATAAAGACGGCAAGCTGCAGCCCATGCGGCAGTCGGACAAGATATTTGCCAATCCGCATGATGTATGTGTTGATGACGAAGAGAATATTTATGTGGCGCAATGGGCATCCGGCAAAGTGTATCCCTATAAATTCACCAGAGTATAA
- a CDS encoding chitobiase/beta-hexosaminidase C-terminal domain-containing protein, with amino-acid sequence MQKVKTTGNGILFGGMVFLLFLAVFESFLRIPSWLAVAGRMHPMFLHFPIVLLLVSFFTLWIPASRQGDNEWLDLLRLAAALSAVVAAIMGMLLSLEGDRAGQTLTLHKWGGVLVALAGFIFYTGYPFLARKASLAKPFTVIAAIAILLTGHWGAGLTHGEDYVLAPIRSNEQRLVPPEEAVIFADVVRPILEKKCISCHGASSVKGGLTLKDIKGLMAGGKTGPLFIPGQPDASLLIKRLHLPLGDKKRMPPASKPQLTEEEAALLYAWVKSGAATDEMLFSLPEKDTFRVLATAYLAPAAGEAPTPVYDFAAADEEKVASLNNNYRSIVPLGKNSPALTVNFYGRNVYSTASLEEILPLKQQIVELNLSRLPVKDGDMKVIRQLEQLRKLNLNYTGVTSAGVEELAGLQHLEELALSGTGITSAALDKLLSARPVPSVYIWDTKIDSNQVSALKKKFAKVYIESGFADKDGQVIALSPPVISTPAGVFDKSIQLEMKHPFKDAEIRYTLDGTPPDSLHSPVYTAPLPIDKNVTVTAKAFKPGWYGSKTVQSSFIKRGVTPDSIILATSADPRYAPTSAALLADGQLGDFANYGNGEWFGYQRNEAAYYLLFNKPVTVQSVMLSMMQNLGGHIFPPVKMEVWGGMQKDQLKPLGKVSPPAPDKGEPARLIQGEVTFAPAEVQCIRLVVHPLASLPAWHGAKGKPGWVFISEIIVN; translated from the coding sequence ATGCAAAAGGTAAAAACAACAGGCAACGGCATCTTGTTCGGCGGCATGGTTTTCCTGCTTTTTCTGGCAGTTTTTGAAAGTTTCCTGCGGATACCTTCATGGCTGGCCGTGGCAGGCAGAATGCATCCCATGTTCCTTCATTTTCCCATCGTATTGCTGCTGGTATCATTCTTTACATTATGGATACCCGCAAGCCGGCAAGGCGATAATGAGTGGCTCGATCTGTTAAGGCTCGCCGCTGCATTATCCGCCGTAGTTGCCGCTATTATGGGAATGCTGTTATCCCTGGAAGGCGACCGCGCCGGGCAGACGCTCACGCTGCACAAATGGGGCGGCGTGCTGGTAGCCCTTGCCGGATTCATATTTTACACCGGTTATCCGTTCCTCGCCCGGAAAGCATCCCTGGCAAAACCTTTTACCGTGATCGCGGCCATCGCCATCCTGTTGACGGGGCATTGGGGCGCGGGGCTTACGCATGGGGAAGACTATGTGCTGGCCCCCATCCGGAGCAACGAGCAGCGGCTTGTTCCCCCGGAAGAAGCCGTGATCTTTGCTGATGTGGTGCGCCCCATCCTGGAGAAAAAATGTATCAGCTGCCACGGCGCTTCCAGCGTAAAAGGAGGGCTGACGCTGAAAGATATAAAAGGATTGATGGCCGGCGGCAAAACCGGCCCGCTGTTCATTCCCGGCCAGCCGGACGCCAGCCTGCTGATCAAACGCCTGCACCTTCCGCTGGGAGATAAAAAGAGAATGCCGCCCGCATCCAAACCGCAGCTTACCGAAGAGGAGGCCGCATTGCTGTATGCCTGGGTGAAGTCCGGCGCCGCTACGGATGAAATGCTCTTCAGTCTTCCTGAAAAAGATACCTTCCGGGTACTGGCCACCGCTTACCTGGCCCCTGCCGCCGGAGAAGCCCCAACACCGGTATATGACTTTGCGGCGGCAGATGAAGAAAAGGTCGCATCGCTCAATAATAACTATCGCAGCATTGTTCCGCTTGGTAAAAATTCACCGGCACTGACGGTAAATTTTTACGGCAGGAATGTGTACAGCACCGCATCGCTGGAAGAAATACTTCCGTTAAAGCAACAGATCGTGGAGCTGAACCTCTCGCGGCTGCCGGTGAAAGACGGCGATATGAAGGTCATCCGGCAGCTGGAGCAGCTCCGGAAGCTGAACCTGAACTACACCGGCGTTACCTCCGCCGGTGTGGAGGAGCTGGCCGGCCTGCAGCACCTGGAAGAACTGGCCCTGTCCGGCACCGGCATCACCTCCGCCGCGCTGGATAAGCTGCTGTCCGCCCGCCCCGTGCCATCCGTGTACATCTGGGACACGAAGATCGACAGCAACCAGGTGAGCGCACTGAAAAAGAAATTCGCGAAAGTATATATCGAATCAGGTTTTGCGGATAAGGACGGGCAGGTGATCGCCTTGAGCCCGCCGGTGATCAGCACGCCCGCCGGGGTTTTCGACAAAAGCATACAGCTGGAAATGAAACACCCCTTCAAGGATGCCGAGATCCGCTATACGCTGGACGGCACGCCGCCGGACAGTTTGCATAGCCCCGTGTACACCGCGCCGTTGCCCATCGACAAGAACGTTACAGTCACCGCAAAGGCCTTCAAGCCCGGGTGGTACGGCAGCAAAACCGTACAGTCATCTTTCATCAAACGGGGCGTAACACCCGATTCCATCATTCTGGCCACGAGCGCAGACCCCCGTTATGCGCCCACCAGCGCCGCCCTGCTTGCCGATGGCCAGCTGGGTGATTTTGCCAATTACGGCAATGGGGAATGGTTTGGCTATCAGCGCAATGAAGCCGCTTACTACCTGCTTTTCAATAAACCGGTGACCGTACAAAGCGTGATGCTCAGCATGATGCAGAACCTGGGCGGGCATATCTTTCCACCGGTGAAGATGGAGGTTTGGGGCGGTATGCAGAAAGATCAGCTGAAACCCCTGGGCAAAGTCAGTCCCCCTGCGCCCGATAAAGGAGAGCCGGCCCGGCTGATCCAGGGCGAAGTAACTTTTGCGCCCGCAGAAGTGCAATGCATCCGCCTGGTGGTGCATCCGCTGGCCTCACTGCCCGCCTGGCATGGCGCGAAAGGCAAGCCAGGATGGGTTTTCATCAGCGAGATCATCGTAAACTGA
- a CDS encoding DUF1501 domain-containing protein, whose translation MENELFQHGLNISRRKFLSRLSIGLGSVALGSLLVPDLFSGAAGEEAGFMPGIPHFAPKAKRVIYLFQNGAPSQLETFDYKPVLNTMMGQDLPESIRGGQRLTGMTSGQKSFPLVGSYYKFNQHGESGAWVSEIFPHMAKIVDDLCIIRSMHTEAINHDPALTFFQTGAQQGNRPSMGSWVSYGLGTENKNLPAFCVLLSRGKGNGQGVYSKLWSNGFLDSIHQGVQFSSGENPILYLQDPEGMDRATRRKMLDKVAELNDIQLKHFGDPEIAAKIQQYEMAYRMQTAVPEIMDVSTESDDIVKLYGSECLVPGTYAANCLLARKLSENGVRFVQLYHQGWDQHGNLPNEMRGQAKDVDQPSAALITDLKQRGLLDETLVIWGGEFGRTNYCQGNFSADNYGRDHHPRCFTVWMAGGGIKPGMVYGETDEFGYNIVKNPVHVNDFHATILNQLGFDHERLTYRFQGRRYRLTDVAGHVVRDIIS comes from the coding sequence ATGGAAAACGAATTATTTCAACACGGGCTCAATATCAGCAGGAGAAAATTCCTGTCAAGATTAAGCATAGGCCTCGGAAGCGTAGCCCTTGGCTCGCTGCTGGTGCCGGACCTTTTCAGCGGTGCGGCAGGAGAGGAAGCGGGTTTTATGCCCGGCATCCCGCATTTCGCGCCAAAGGCCAAACGGGTGATCTATCTTTTCCAGAACGGCGCACCCTCGCAGCTGGAAACATTCGATTATAAACCGGTGCTCAATACCATGATGGGGCAGGACCTGCCGGAATCCATCCGTGGCGGTCAGCGCCTGACAGGCATGACCTCCGGGCAAAAATCCTTCCCGCTGGTAGGCTCTTACTACAAGTTCAACCAGCATGGAGAATCCGGCGCCTGGGTCAGCGAGATATTCCCGCATATGGCGAAGATCGTGGACGACCTCTGCATTATCCGTTCCATGCATACGGAAGCCATCAACCATGATCCCGCGCTCACGTTCTTTCAGACAGGGGCGCAGCAAGGCAACCGCCCCAGCATGGGCTCATGGGTAAGCTACGGTTTGGGAACGGAGAACAAGAACCTCCCCGCCTTCTGCGTGCTGCTGTCCCGCGGCAAAGGCAACGGGCAGGGCGTATATTCCAAATTATGGTCCAACGGTTTCCTGGACTCCATTCACCAGGGCGTGCAGTTCAGCAGCGGGGAAAACCCCATCCTCTACCTGCAGGACCCCGAGGGAATGGACAGGGCCACCCGCCGCAAGATGCTGGACAAGGTAGCCGAGCTGAACGACATCCAGCTGAAACATTTCGGTGATCCGGAAATAGCCGCCAAGATCCAGCAATATGAAATGGCCTACCGCATGCAAACCGCTGTTCCCGAGATCATGGACGTTTCCACGGAAAGCGATGATATCGTGAAACTGTACGGCTCCGAATGCCTGGTGCCGGGTACTTACGCCGCCAACTGCCTGCTGGCGCGCAAGCTGTCCGAGAACGGCGTGCGTTTCGTGCAGTTGTACCACCAGGGTTGGGACCAGCACGGCAACCTGCCCAATGAAATGAGAGGCCAGGCGAAAGATGTGGACCAGCCTTCCGCAGCGCTGATCACAGACCTGAAGCAAAGAGGCCTGCTGGATGAGACCCTCGTGATCTGGGGCGGTGAATTTGGCCGCACCAACTACTGCCAGGGAAATTTCAGTGCGGATAATTACGGACGGGACCATCATCCCCGCTGCTTCACCGTCTGGATGGCCGGCGGCGGCATCAAGCCCGGCATGGTGTATGGCGAAACGGATGAATTCGGGTATAACATCGTGAAAAACCCGGTGCATGTAAATGATTTCCACGCCACCATCCTCAACCAGCTGGGCTTTGACCATGAGCGCCTGACCTACCGCTTCCAGGGCCGCCGTTACCGGCTGACCGATGTAGCCGGGCATGTGGTAAGAGATATCATTTCCTGA